In Thiospirochaeta perfilievii, a single window of DNA contains:
- a CDS encoding PD-(D/E)XK nuclease family protein — protein MIKRKYVISSSILMSRRYASNCKGVGFTPVTFRQLVMELYNNPLFLFDSEVVVDSDFYQSDIKIYNSIGLNNYFFDSRDYLGSRKLIGNALHEIRLSCSCVDSLELPIKSKSDSLKDIYNSFYTGFFDYSMAVKKVISRIESGEYDSFFGSIELVVLDRPELLGIENILFDLLVDRVDSNVHSSMVNLNFCHTTCKSSITKSGNINHLFVWMMENKLKTNNTIVVALDYDSTAAEFYNMIDRIPIYFTRGFKCTALSLFEPLMTGISHTRSKVKDDTTFLDRVEWRLRNELKESVEVKKIFYEKVLAIVIKIKKSLCNYIENGIKIDILGELLSEIEGIYLTQEELGLEKKGLHITTLEDVYTLEFDNVAVMGLVHGNYPKKVKLDPILKEDEREAINQTTNGEINLIDNKNNQMLEKLLSSVRNNTFLSYISHQEGKLTVPSIFFNHILAENKKPIEVEEIYKLCGVKEGYLSDLLDQKDYLDIRSIGTQNDKIISYKKSLYSREEIESDYGLFETLNRELSATSLTTFFECPYKFNLQYNNKIYFPDLGMTDLTQWLDSSLRGQFIHKIYEDFINLFILEDENDYGAFLQKFNNEDKFNTQFEKSSKAFIQENKLDNDVPEYIKRKELEEIKEIFSKYIDNELNIIDDFYPIKAESKFISDWNIDCEIITLKGVIDRIDTDGNGNYRIWDFKTGGNPFDFKKGYLFCIDTPYGPKINLQHALYLKALKDMDEFSDILSVEAGYYYTSDRGNWAKVTYQGPDPIEKQIEILKTYVYECNGGRYYKNPKSCKFCDYKSICSNNQKKREGILEDRINTLISVLGEENV, from the coding sequence TTGATTAAAAGAAAGTATGTTATTAGTTCTAGTATTTTAATGTCTAGACGATATGCCAGTAATTGTAAGGGAGTTGGGTTTACTCCTGTTACTTTTAGGCAGTTGGTTATGGAACTGTATAATAATCCTCTGTTTTTGTTTGATTCTGAGGTTGTGGTTGATTCTGATTTTTATCAATCTGATATTAAAATCTATAACTCTATTGGTTTAAATAACTACTTTTTTGATTCTAGGGACTATTTAGGGAGTAGAAAGTTAATTGGTAATGCTCTTCATGAAATTAGGTTAAGTTGTTCTTGTGTAGATAGTTTAGAACTCCCTATTAAAAGTAAAAGTGACTCTTTAAAAGATATTTATAATAGTTTTTATACAGGTTTTTTTGATTACTCTATGGCTGTTAAAAAGGTTATTAGTAGGATTGAATCTGGAGAGTATGATTCTTTTTTTGGAAGTATCGAATTAGTTGTTCTTGATAGACCTGAACTTCTAGGTATAGAGAATATACTGTTCGATCTACTTGTTGATAGAGTTGATTCTAATGTACATTCTTCAATGGTTAATCTTAATTTTTGTCATACTACATGCAAAAGCAGTATTACTAAAAGTGGGAATATAAATCATCTGTTTGTGTGGATGATGGAAAATAAATTAAAGACTAATAATACTATTGTTGTAGCTTTGGATTATGATTCTACAGCAGCTGAGTTTTATAACATGATCGATCGTATACCTATCTACTTTACCAGGGGATTTAAATGTACTGCCTTATCCCTGTTTGAACCGTTAATGACCGGAATTTCACATACTAGATCAAAAGTTAAAGATGATACTACTTTCCTAGATAGAGTTGAGTGGCGGTTACGTAATGAACTAAAAGAGTCTGTTGAAGTAAAAAAAATATTTTATGAGAAAGTATTAGCAATTGTAATAAAAATTAAGAAGTCTCTATGTAACTATATAGAAAATGGAATTAAAATAGACATATTAGGGGAACTACTCTCTGAAATTGAGGGAATATATCTAACACAGGAAGAGTTAGGACTAGAGAAAAAAGGTCTGCATATAACAACCTTGGAAGATGTATATACCCTGGAATTTGATAATGTCGCTGTTATGGGATTAGTTCATGGTAACTACCCTAAAAAAGTCAAACTAGATCCAATATTAAAAGAGGATGAAAGAGAAGCTATAAACCAAACAACTAATGGTGAAATTAATCTAATTGATAATAAAAATAATCAGATGTTAGAGAAGTTATTATCATCAGTAAGAAACAACACTTTTTTAAGTTACATCAGTCATCAAGAAGGGAAGTTAACTGTTCCATCAATATTTTTTAACCACATATTAGCAGAGAACAAGAAACCAATAGAAGTTGAAGAGATATACAAACTCTGTGGAGTAAAAGAGGGATACCTTTCTGATTTACTTGATCAGAAAGATTACTTAGATATTAGGTCTATTGGCACCCAGAATGATAAAATAATAAGCTATAAAAAGTCTTTATACAGCAGAGAAGAGATCGAGAGTGATTATGGGCTGTTTGAAACTCTAAATAGAGAACTATCAGCAACTTCTTTAACAACATTTTTTGAATGTCCTTACAAATTTAACCTTCAGTATAATAATAAAATCTACTTTCCTGATTTAGGAATGACAGACTTAACCCAGTGGTTAGACTCTAGTTTAAGAGGACAATTTATCCACAAAATATACGAGGATTTTATCAATCTATTTATTTTAGAAGATGAAAATGATTATGGGGCATTTCTTCAGAAATTTAATAATGAAGATAAGTTTAATACTCAATTTGAAAAATCCTCTAAGGCTTTTATTCAAGAAAATAAATTGGATAACGATGTTCCAGAATATATTAAGCGAAAAGAGTTAGAAGAGATTAAAGAAATCTTTAGTAAATATATCGATAATGAATTAAACATTATTGATGATTTTTATCCTATTAAAGCCGAGTCAAAATTTATATCAGACTGGAATATAGATTGTGAAATTATCACTTTAAAAGGAGTAATTGATAGAATAGATACTGATGGTAATGGGAATTATCGTATCTGGGACTTTAAAACCGGTGGAAACCCATTCGACTTTAAAAAGGGTTATCTTTTTTGTATTGATACCCCCTATGGTCCAAAAATTAACCTTCAACATGCACTTTACCTAAAAGCGTTAAAAGATATGGACGAATTTAGTGATATTCTATCTGTTGAAGCTGGGTATTATTACACTTCAGATAGAGGTAATTGGGCAAAGGTTACTTATCAAGGTCCAGATCCTATAGAGAAACAGATAGAGATATTAAAAACCTATGTATATGAGTGTAACGGTGGGCGTTACTACAAAAATCCAAAGAGTTGTAAGTTCTGTGATTATAAATCTATCTGCTCTAATAATCAGAAAAAAAGAGAAGGTATTCTAGAGGATAGAATTAATACTCTTATCTCAGTTTTAGGAGAAGAAAATGTCTAA
- a CDS encoding helicase C-terminal domain-containing protein: MTLTDFQNSTVKEALIHLERSKRYLIADEVGLGKTVVARGILQQLYEKKADGNLHVVYICSNQVLAQQNIKKLDFTNSKTSNMYNRLMLMVCKQEKVSGLQISTLTPNTSLRMTKSFGIANERVLLYKILSTYSCIKHSNSRMINLCKLLQGDCDKKNWKIHLKTEIHLKPGLKNIILQKIIDSKLMRTILKFLDEYDNSLSRNYVVELRKVVTDVAIEECLNADIFILDEFQKFNELITSKDGDNSRISEIQQTAMKVFSSDKKILLLSATPFKSFSTQLDKENGDDHFEAFQKVLDFILENSEKEIGYRIVELRNKYFEYLSKNRDDLNPLLENDDFQNVRNLLIGEYLKCLTRTERSIVVNTPLINEDSSKKLIPTNNEVFNSIEISKWLNKEHKTSKFSHQLIEFCKSVPFPFSFLHGYKLKDTKRGLDSFYLGYKKWNNYTYSFAGQNSKFDLLSDNVFSEDSDNLLWIPASIPYYETDYINRNTKCYSKSLIFSSWKMVPRAISALLSYEAEHKFIPTNSNYKYFKKENNKKQPGPRLVFRTVKNNSDDSINSFSNATLLYPCKYLVYLLNFNDIRNVKLKDFICKIKNEIKKELPLNNKSYSNLSKHWYWDSLFQLDSCEEHSFSIEQWLEGAWLDSISDEEVEDIESTKQKGKRQFLEHLKSNISETNNFNTDAPSDIYDTLSLISLGSPAVCVYRTLIKLFPEFDLYVLQDYATKIALGFFTLFNKSESILVIDRLFKEKNEPYWKKCLYYCTENNIQAMIDEYLFLLKSNSGSIEDDKIIDEICEQFITSLTIRSNTVEVDFDKEEKVKVRCHFAMEYGTQKIETDKGRDRMISIRDVFNSPFRPFVLTTTSVGQEGLDFHHYCRNIYHWNLPNNPIDIEQREGRVNRYLSHAIRLNFKELIGNKSFDNWNDVLEEVKKITLGSKLCDLEPMWHINSANKYKINRYTPLHYFSKDNDKYEYFLKVLAIYRLSFGQPNQEQFLSTFTNKMDLTEDELRIILNSVSITLSPILKDINVKKIKEQ; the protein is encoded by the coding sequence ATGACTTTAACAGATTTCCAGAATTCAACGGTTAAAGAAGCCCTTATCCATTTAGAAAGAAGTAAAAGGTATCTAATTGCCGATGAGGTTGGTCTAGGTAAAACTGTAGTTGCAAGGGGTATCCTACAACAACTTTATGAAAAAAAAGCTGATGGTAATTTACATGTTGTATATATTTGTTCTAATCAGGTTTTAGCCCAGCAAAATATTAAGAAATTAGATTTTACTAATTCCAAAACTTCCAACATGTATAACCGTCTGATGTTAATGGTTTGTAAACAAGAGAAGGTTAGCGGTCTACAAATAAGTACATTGACGCCTAATACTTCTCTTAGAATGACTAAATCATTTGGTATTGCTAATGAGAGAGTTCTGTTATATAAGATTTTATCAACATACAGCTGTATAAAACATTCAAATAGTAGAATGATAAATCTTTGTAAATTACTCCAAGGTGATTGTGATAAGAAAAACTGGAAAATTCATTTAAAAACTGAAATACATTTAAAACCAGGGTTAAAAAACATTATTTTACAAAAAATCATTGATTCAAAACTTATGAGAACCATTTTAAAATTTCTAGATGAATATGATAATAGTTTATCTAGAAATTATGTTGTTGAATTAAGAAAGGTAGTAACTGATGTGGCTATTGAGGAATGTCTAAATGCTGATATATTTATATTAGATGAGTTTCAGAAGTTTAATGAATTAATAACCAGTAAAGATGGTGATAATTCTAGAATATCTGAGATTCAGCAGACAGCAATGAAGGTTTTCAGTTCAGATAAAAAGATTTTACTACTTTCTGCTACACCATTTAAAAGTTTTAGTACTCAACTGGATAAAGAAAATGGAGATGATCATTTTGAAGCTTTTCAGAAAGTTCTAGATTTTATATTAGAAAATTCAGAAAAAGAGATTGGTTATAGAATAGTTGAATTAAGGAATAAGTATTTTGAATATCTAAGTAAAAATAGAGATGATTTGAATCCTTTATTAGAAAATGATGATTTTCAAAATGTACGTAACTTATTAATTGGTGAATATTTAAAATGTTTAACTAGAACAGAAAGATCTATAGTGGTAAATACACCTCTTATTAATGAAGATAGTAGTAAAAAGTTGATTCCTACTAATAACGAAGTTTTTAATAGTATAGAAATTTCAAAATGGTTAAATAAAGAACATAAAACTAGTAAATTTTCTCATCAATTAATTGAGTTTTGTAAATCAGTACCATTTCCTTTTTCTTTCTTACATGGTTACAAGTTGAAAGATACAAAAAGAGGTCTCGATTCATTCTATTTAGGATACAAAAAATGGAATAACTATACTTATTCATTTGCAGGACAAAATAGTAAATTCGATCTTTTAAGTGATAATGTTTTTAGTGAAGATAGTGATAACCTTTTATGGATTCCAGCTTCAATACCATATTATGAAACAGACTATATCAATAGAAACACTAAATGTTATAGTAAGTCTCTAATTTTTTCTTCATGGAAAATGGTACCAAGAGCAATTTCTGCTTTATTGTCTTATGAAGCTGAACATAAATTTATTCCTACCAATAGTAATTATAAATATTTTAAAAAAGAGAATAATAAAAAGCAACCTGGTCCAAGATTAGTTTTTAGGACTGTTAAAAATAATTCTGATGATAGTATTAACTCATTTAGTAATGCTACTTTATTATATCCATGTAAATATTTGGTCTATCTTCTCAATTTTAATGATATTAGAAATGTAAAATTAAAAGACTTCATTTGTAAAATTAAGAATGAAATAAAAAAAGAGCTCCCCTTAAATAATAAATCATACTCTAATCTCTCTAAGCATTGGTATTGGGATTCTCTCTTTCAATTAGATTCATGTGAAGAACATAGTTTTAGTATTGAACAATGGTTAGAAGGTGCCTGGTTAGATAGTATCTCTGATGAAGAAGTTGAAGATATTGAATCTACTAAGCAAAAAGGTAAAAGGCAGTTCTTAGAGCATCTTAAGAGCAATATATCAGAAACTAATAATTTTAATACTGATGCACCTTCTGATATTTATGATACTTTATCTTTAATTTCATTAGGTTCACCAGCTGTATGTGTTTATAGAACCCTTATTAAGTTATTCCCTGAATTTGATTTGTATGTTTTACAAGATTATGCAACTAAGATTGCTTTAGGATTTTTTACACTATTCAATAAATCTGAATCTATTTTAGTAATTGATAGGTTATTCAAAGAAAAGAATGAACCATATTGGAAGAAGTGCTTATATTATTGCACAGAGAATAATATACAGGCAATGATTGATGAGTATTTATTTCTTTTAAAAAGTAATAGTGGTTCTATTGAAGATGATAAAATTATTGATGAGATATGTGAGCAATTTATCACATCATTAACAATAAGGTCAAATACTGTAGAAGTTGACTTTGATAAAGAAGAAAAGGTTAAAGTAAGATGCCACTTTGCGATGGAATATGGAACACAAAAAATTGAAACAGATAAGGGGCGGGATAGAATGATATCCATAAGAGATGTTTTTAACTCACCTTTTCGTCCATTTGTTCTTACAACAACGTCGGTAGGTCAAGAAGGATTGGATTTTCATCACTATTGTAGAAATATATATCATTGGAATCTACCTAATAACCCAATAGATATAGAACAGCGAGAAGGACGGGTTAATAGATATTTATCCCATGCAATAAGACTTAATTTTAAAGAATTGATTGGTAACAAATCTTTTGATAATTGGAATGATGTTTTGGAAGAAGTTAAAAAGATTACTCTTGGCAGTAAGTTATGCGATTTAGAACCTATGTGGCATATAAATAGCGCAAATAAATATAAGATTAATAGGTATACACCACTCCATTACTTTAGCAAAGATAATGATAAGTATGAATACTTCTTGAAAGTTTTAGCAATTTATAGGTTAAGTTTTGGTCAACCCAATCAGGAACAGTTTTTATCAACTTTCACAAATAAAATGGATTTAACAGAGGATGAATTACGTATAATACTTAATAGTGTTTCTATTACATTATCACCAATTTTAAAAGATATAAATGTTAAAAAAATTAAGGAACAATGA